Proteins from one Acetoanaerobium noterae genomic window:
- a CDS encoding TrmH family RNA methyltransferase, with translation MKSIESFDNPKYKLAISLMQSKYRKKNQMFLAEGLRNVELAVDNPKTINLIFIQEDRINEPRYSNIIKNMVDKSFVVPSKLMETISDTVTSQGIVAICNFESFMIDDIDFNNDVLILDKIQDPGNLGTILRTADAAGISTVICTKGTTDIYSPKVVRSAMGSLMHLKILFIDDYESLNILKKNGYKIISSSLENALDYNVLSTIQSKIAIVLGNEANGIDNKLLNLSDLKVKIPLYGAAESLNVGIAGGILMYKLKERTLF, from the coding sequence ATGAAGAGTATTGAATCTTTTGATAATCCTAAATATAAGCTAGCTATATCTCTTATGCAAAGCAAATATAGAAAAAAAAATCAGATGTTTTTAGCTGAAGGCTTAAGAAATGTTGAGCTTGCTGTTGATAATCCTAAGACGATTAATCTCATCTTTATCCAAGAAGATAGAATAAATGAACCTAGATATTCTAATATAATAAAAAATATGGTAGATAAATCATTTGTTGTTCCAAGCAAATTAATGGAGACAATAAGCGATACCGTTACCTCGCAAGGAATAGTTGCTATATGCAATTTTGAAAGCTTTATGATTGACGATATTGATTTTAATAACGATGTACTTATATTAGATAAAATTCAAGATCCCGGTAATCTTGGAACTATTTTAAGAACAGCAGATGCCGCAGGGATTAGTACTGTAATATGCACAAAAGGTACAACTGATATATATTCTCCAAAGGTAGTTAGATCTGCTATGGGTTCACTTATGCATTTAAAAATTCTATTCATTGATGACTATGAAAGTTTAAATATTCTTAAAAAAAATGGTTATAAAATAATTTCATCATCATTAGAGAATGCCTTAGATTATAATGTACTTAGCACAATACAGTCTAAAATCGCTATAGTGCTTGGAAATGAAGCTAATGGCATAGATAATAAACTACTAAACCTCTCTGACTTAAAGGTTAAAATTCCTTTATATGGAGCAGCTGAATCTCTCAATGTAGGAATAGCTGGAGGAATTTTAATGTACAAACTTAAAGAAAGAACGTTGTTTTAG
- a CDS encoding potassium channel family protein, with the protein MKNYVVIGCGRFGSSVAKTLYSLGHEVLAIDKNEEKIQNIAEQVTHAVEADCTDENVLRSLGIRNFDVAVISIGSDIQSSIMATLIAKELGVHYVLCKAQNELQAKVLYKIGADRVVFPERDMGIRVAHNLVSQNVLEYIELDPHYSIAEIVAPSKWIGKTIGALDLRANYGINVMAVKHGMQINISPEAEDVLKPGDILVVIGKNEQINKVEERG; encoded by the coding sequence ATGAAAAATTATGTTGTTATTGGGTGTGGAAGATTTGGATCATCAGTTGCTAAAACCTTATATAGTTTAGGACATGAGGTCTTAGCAATAGATAAGAATGAAGAAAAAATTCAAAATATAGCTGAACAAGTAACACATGCTGTAGAAGCTGATTGTACAGATGAAAATGTGCTTAGGTCTTTAGGCATTAGAAATTTTGATGTTGCAGTAATAAGTATAGGCTCTGATATTCAGTCATCTATAATGGCTACATTGATTGCTAAAGAGCTAGGCGTTCATTATGTGCTTTGTAAAGCTCAAAACGAGCTTCAAGCAAAAGTACTCTATAAAATAGGTGCTGATAGGGTTGTTTTTCCAGAAAGAGATATGGGGATAAGAGTTGCCCACAATTTAGTATCTCAAAATGTTTTAGAGTACATTGAACTAGATCCACACTATTCAATTGCAGAAATTGTTGCACCTTCGAAATGGATAGGAAAAACGATAGGAGCTCTAGATTTAAGAGCTAATTATGGAATTAATGTTATGGCTGTAAAGCATGGAATGCAGATTAATATTTCTCCAGAAGCTGAGGATGTTTTAAAACCAGGTGATATATTAGTTGTAATAGGAAAGAACGAGCAAATAAATAAGGTTGAAGAAAGAGGCTAA
- a CDS encoding TrkH family potassium uptake protein: MIRLPKDKHKYEFSASQIIVIGFAIVILIGGILLNLPIASINNENVGFLNSIFTATSAVCVTGLVVVDTGTYWTTFGKIVIMLLIQIGGLGFMSVATLGAMLLGKKISLRERLIIKESLNQSTLSGVVKLTRQMLYGTFFIEFIGALMLSFKFVPVYGLKKGIFYSVFHSVSAFCNAGFDLIGGGRSLIPFVDSGIVNITIMLLIILGGLGFTVIFDVVAKRSFRKLNLHSKIVVTLSFILIAISFVLFFIMESSNPDTMENLSIKGKVLASLFQSVTPRTAGFNTIDLAGMENSSKLLTIILMFIGGSPASTAGGIKTSTLAILILAVRTLIVGKENVEIFGRRISYRAVNKSLAVVFIGLFVVISGTMILSLTEPAQDFLTILFETVSAFGTVGLSLGMTSSMSNIGKILIIFTMFIGRVGSLTILLALASNEKKSLYNYPEEKVIVG; encoded by the coding sequence ATGATAAGATTACCAAAAGATAAGCATAAATATGAATTTTCTGCATCGCAGATTATTGTTATAGGTTTTGCAATTGTAATCCTTATTGGGGGAATTCTGCTTAATCTACCTATTGCCTCAATTAATAACGAGAACGTTGGTTTTTTAAATTCTATATTTACTGCTACTTCAGCAGTCTGTGTGACAGGTCTTGTTGTGGTTGATACAGGGACGTATTGGACTACCTTTGGGAAAATTGTGATAATGCTACTTATTCAAATTGGTGGATTAGGATTCATGTCCGTTGCGACTCTTGGAGCTATGCTACTTGGAAAAAAAATATCTTTAAGAGAAAGACTTATAATAAAAGAATCATTGAATCAAAGTACATTATCAGGGGTAGTTAAACTCACAAGACAAATGCTATATGGAACTTTTTTTATAGAGTTTATAGGAGCCCTTATGCTATCCTTTAAATTTGTTCCTGTATATGGATTAAAAAAGGGTATATTTTATTCTGTATTTCACTCTGTATCTGCTTTTTGTAATGCAGGCTTTGATTTAATTGGTGGAGGAAGGTCTCTTATTCCTTTTGTAGATAGCGGTATAGTTAACATTACAATAATGCTACTAATTATTCTAGGTGGACTTGGGTTTACAGTAATATTTGATGTTGTAGCTAAAAGAAGCTTTAGAAAGCTTAATTTACATTCAAAAATAGTTGTTACATTAAGTTTTATTTTAATTGCTATATCATTTGTTTTATTTTTTATAATGGAGAGTTCAAATCCAGATACTATGGAAAATCTATCCATCAAGGGAAAAGTATTAGCATCATTGTTTCAGTCAGTAACACCAAGAACAGCTGGTTTTAATACCATAGATTTAGCAGGTATGGAAAATAGTTCGAAATTATTAACAATTATCCTTATGTTTATCGGAGGCTCCCCAGCTTCAACAGCAGGTGGAATAAAAACATCTACACTTGCAATTTTAATTCTTGCAGTAAGAACGCTAATTGTGGGTAAAGAAAATGTTGAAATATTTGGTAGGAGAATTTCTTATAGAGCTGTAAATAAATCATTGGCTGTAGTTTTTATAGGGCTATTTGTAGTTATAAGTGGCACTATGATATTATCACTTACTGAGCCAGCACAAGATTTTTTAACTATACTATTTGAAACTGTTTCAGCCTTTGGAACGGTTGGTTTGTCGTTAGGGATGACTTCGTCAATGAGCAATATTGGCAAAATATTAATTATTTTTACTATGTTCATTGGAAGAGTAGGGTCATTGACAATACTTTTAGCACTTGCAAGCAATGAGAAAAAATCCTTATATAATTATCCAGAAGAAAAAGTTATTGTAGGTTAG
- a CDS encoding methyl-accepting chemotaxis protein — protein MAKNRSLVNKVLISSLSLVILVFSVTFYLNISSNINFSKKTVEQNLISESSLISSSINQFFEKSGALVIQGATNSTFKEFMKVAEDRELLSTYPGYADVLNELNIIKSLDENILSIYVGPIKANTILVQDGWVGMGDFSLKDRGWFKQMKEANKLIYTDAYVDAITDKMVVTIATPVYDNGELLGAFGIDLAIDQLPSIISQHTIKNEGYAFLVDTQGLVLYHPNEEKILTENITEISGNLGEIGKQMISGNTGIGTYDYDGKSHIISYSPLNANGWSLGVTVDENIAMKQVNKSTNQSIIMVILGILVIGVVLYSVIKNSLKPIPKLVETMHLISSGDLTSRVKVTSNDEIGEIATTLNQMLDNQQSIIKEVVNDSKSLMSATESLAVAMDLSNASIDNISTQLNDMSGRFQNNASIVEEATASINEITDTSQIVFEQVKQASQSTESALNSVDYGKKEMVEIVSSIGKVKESSNEVYKVIEKLKASSLEISEIVNIITSISEQTNLLALNASIEAARAGEHGRGFAVVANEVGKLAENSNQSAQKISSLIDEIQVDISQADKIMSQENTLVEDSVAKVHDTNQEFGKIFSEIKNMAEKIAIITESSRKQFEVTEQMQQAMNELSETTQNNAISVEEASNDIVSQVKNFDNISNQISQVEEIAKSLESEASKFTI, from the coding sequence GTGGCAAAAAATCGAAGTCTGGTCAACAAGGTATTAATAAGCAGTCTATCTTTAGTAATATTAGTTTTTTCTGTAACTTTTTATTTAAATATTAGCTCAAATATCAATTTTTCTAAAAAAACAGTTGAGCAAAACTTAATTTCGGAGTCTTCATTAATTTCTTCTTCAATAAACCAATTTTTTGAAAAAAGTGGTGCTTTAGTTATCCAAGGAGCAACTAATAGTACCTTTAAGGAATTTATGAAAGTAGCTGAAGACAGGGAGCTGTTATCTACATATCCTGGATACGCTGATGTTCTAAACGAGCTGAACATAATAAAAAGTTTAGATGAAAACATACTATCTATTTATGTTGGTCCTATAAAGGCAAATACTATTTTGGTTCAAGATGGCTGGGTAGGTATGGGTGATTTTTCACTTAAGGATCGTGGATGGTTTAAGCAAATGAAGGAAGCAAACAAACTCATATATACTGATGCTTATGTGGATGCAATTACTGACAAAATGGTTGTTACTATTGCAACTCCAGTGTATGACAACGGCGAGCTCCTTGGTGCTTTTGGAATAGACCTCGCTATCGATCAATTACCTTCCATAATTAGTCAGCACACAATTAAAAACGAAGGCTATGCATTTTTAGTCGATACCCAGGGCTTAGTATTATATCACCCTAATGAAGAAAAAATACTAACTGAAAATATAACTGAAATAAGCGGTAATCTAGGTGAAATTGGCAAGCAAATGATATCTGGTAATACTGGTATAGGAACATATGATTACGATGGAAAAAGTCATATAATATCATATTCTCCTTTGAATGCCAATGGTTGGTCGCTTGGAGTTACTGTCGATGAAAACATTGCAATGAAACAAGTTAACAAATCTACAAACCAAAGTATAATTATGGTTATCTTAGGTATACTAGTAATTGGAGTGGTACTATATAGTGTAATTAAAAACTCTTTAAAACCAATCCCTAAACTTGTAGAAACAATGCATCTTATTTCCTCTGGTGATTTAACTTCAAGAGTAAAGGTTACATCTAATGATGAAATCGGAGAAATTGCAACTACATTAAATCAAATGCTAGATAATCAGCAAAGTATAATTAAAGAAGTCGTAAATGATTCAAAATCACTTATGAGTGCAACAGAATCTTTAGCTGTTGCGATGGATTTGTCAAATGCAAGTATAGACAATATCTCTACTCAGCTTAACGATATGTCTGGAAGATTTCAAAATAATGCTAGTATAGTTGAAGAGGCAACTGCATCAATTAATGAAATTACTGATACTTCTCAGATTGTATTTGAACAAGTTAAGCAGGCTTCACAATCCACTGAATCAGCGTTAAATTCTGTTGATTATGGGAAAAAAGAAATGGTCGAAATTGTTTCTTCTATAGGTAAGGTTAAAGAATCTTCAAACGAAGTTTATAAAGTTATCGAAAAATTAAAGGCTTCATCTTTAGAAATAAGTGAAATAGTAAATATAATTACATCAATTTCAGAGCAGACAAATTTATTAGCCCTTAATGCATCTATAGAAGCTGCCAGAGCCGGGGAGCATGGAAGAGGTTTTGCAGTAGTAGCAAACGAGGTTGGTAAATTGGCCGAAAATAGTAATCAGTCAGCTCAAAAAATCAGTTCTCTAATTGATGAAATCCAAGTTGACATAAGCCAAGCAGATAAAATTATGTCTCAAGAAAATACTTTAGTTGAAGATAGTGTAGCAAAAGTTCATGATACTAACCAAGAATTTGGAAAGATATTTAGCGAGATAAAAAATATGGCTGAAAAAATAGCTATAATAACAGAATCATCAAGAAAGCAATTCGAAGTAACTGAGCAAATGCAGCAAGCTATGAATGAGCTATCGGAAACTACACAAAATAATGCTATTTCTGTTGAAGAAGCAAGTAATGATATAGTATCTCAAGTTAAAAACTTTGATAATATATCTAATCAAATATCACAAGTTGAAGAAATAGCTAAATCATTAGAATCAGAAGCCTCTAAATTTACAATATAA
- a CDS encoding electron transfer flavoprotein subunit alpha/FixB family protein: MNLADYKGVLVYIEQRDGEIQKVSLELLGKGKELAEKLGEKLSAVVLGHNIKALANELIYHGAEKVITVDHEVLKNFTNEPYTKALTAVINNEKPAIVLVGATSIGRDIAPRVSARIHTGLTADCTSLDIDDETRNLMMTRPAFGGNIMATIICPDHRPQMSTVRPGVMLKLERNTSNTGDVIDFDADLNAQDLNVEVLEIVKEDHKKVNIEDAKVLVSAGRGIGSKENMSPLYDLADELKGEVSGSRAVIDNAWLDKDRQVGQTGKTVRPDLYFACGISGAIQHIAGMEESELIIAINKNPDAPIFEVADLGIVGDVAKVLPLLTEELKKSKKEQ, from the coding sequence ATGAATTTAGCAGATTATAAAGGCGTTTTAGTTTATATAGAGCAAAGAGACGGAGAAATTCAAAAGGTATCATTAGAATTGCTTGGAAAAGGAAAAGAGTTAGCTGAAAAATTAGGTGAAAAGCTAAGTGCTGTGGTTTTAGGCCATAACATTAAGGCTCTTGCTAATGAATTAATTTATCATGGAGCAGAAAAGGTTATAACAGTTGATCATGAAGTTCTAAAGAATTTTACAAATGAGCCATATACAAAAGCACTTACTGCTGTAATTAATAATGAAAAACCAGCTATTGTTTTAGTTGGAGCTACATCAATAGGTAGAGATATTGCACCTAGAGTATCTGCAAGAATACATACAGGACTTACTGCTGACTGTACTTCTTTAGATATCGATGATGAGACAAGAAATTTAATGATGACAAGACCAGCATTTGGTGGAAATATTATGGCAACGATTATTTGTCCTGACCATAGACCGCAGATGTCAACTGTTAGACCTGGAGTTATGCTTAAGCTTGAAAGAAATACTTCAAATACAGGTGATGTAATTGATTTTGATGCGGATTTAAATGCACAGGATTTAAATGTTGAAGTGCTTGAAATAGTTAAGGAAGATCATAAAAAAGTAAATATTGAAGATGCTAAAGTTTTAGTATCTGCAGGAAGAGGTATTGGTTCAAAAGAAAATATGAGTCCTTTATATGATTTGGCTGATGAACTTAAAGGAGAGGTTTCGGGCTCTCGTGCTGTTATTGATAACGCATGGCTAGATAAAGATAGACAGGTAGGTCAAACAGGTAAAACTGTAAGACCAGATTTATATTTTGCTTGTGGAATATCAGGCGCTATTCAGCACATTGCTGGTATGGAAGAGTCTGAGCTAATTATAGCAATTAATAAAAACCCAGATGCTCCAATTTTTGAAGTTGCAGACTTAGGTATAGTAGGAGATGTAGCTAAAGTTCTACCTCTTCTTACTGAAGAGCTTAAGAAATCAAAAAAAGAGCAGTAA
- a CDS encoding electron transfer flavoprotein subunit beta/FixA family protein, translating to MNIVVCIKQVPDTTEVKLDPKTGTLIREGVPSIINPDDKSGLEAALQLKDKHGAHVTVITMGPLQADAALREALAMGADRAILLTDRAFAGADTWATSSAIAGALKKIDFDLVIAGRQAIDGDTAQVGPQIAEHLQLPSVTYVEDVQLDTDSVIVKRAFEDGYHKIKVKTPCLITTLKEMNESRYMRVSGIYDAFADDKVEIWTVNDIEVNPENLGLKGSPTKVKKSFTKGAKTAGKVFEVDSKEAAKIIMDKLKEKYII from the coding sequence ATGAATATAGTTGTTTGTATAAAGCAAGTACCAGATACTACTGAAGTTAAATTAGATCCAAAAACTGGAACACTTATTCGTGAAGGAGTTCCATCAATTATAAACCCTGATGACAAGAGCGGACTTGAAGCAGCTCTACAATTAAAAGATAAGCACGGTGCTCATGTTACAGTAATAACTATGGGACCTCTTCAAGCTGATGCAGCTCTTAGAGAAGCTCTTGCTATGGGAGCTGACAGAGCTATACTTCTTACAGATAGAGCATTTGCTGGAGCAGATACCTGGGCAACATCATCAGCTATAGCTGGTGCACTTAAAAAAATAGATTTTGATTTAGTAATAGCAGGAAGACAAGCAATAGATGGAGATACAGCTCAAGTTGGACCACAAATAGCTGAGCATTTACAATTACCTTCAGTAACTTACGTTGAAGACGTGCAGCTTGATACTGATTCAGTAATAGTAAAAAGAGCGTTTGAAGACGGTTATCATAAAATTAAAGTAAAAACTCCTTGCCTTATAACTACTCTTAAAGAAATGAATGAATCAAGATATATGAGAGTTTCAGGAATCTATGATGCTTTTGCTGATGACAAGGTTGAAATTTGGACTGTAAATGATATTGAAGTCAATCCAGAAAACTTAGGTCTTAAGGGTTCTCCTACAAAGGTTAAGAAATCATTTACAAAAGGTGCTAAGACAGCAGGAAAAGTATTTGAAGTTGATTCAAAAGAAGCAGCTAAAATAATCATGGACAAATTAAAGGAAAAATATATTATTTAA
- a CDS encoding acyl-CoA dehydrogenase — protein MEFGFSKEHALLKQMYREFAENEVKPLAAEVDEMERFPVETVEKMVKAGFMGIPFPKKYGGEGGDNLGYAMAVEELSRVCGTTGVIVSAHTSLGAHPIFEFGTEEQKEKFLVPLAKGEKLGAFGLTEPNAGTDAAGQQTTAVLDGDEYVLNGSKIFITNAGYAHTYIIMAMTDKKAGTRGISAFIVDADTPGFSVGPKEKKLGIRGSATCELIFENCRIPKENILGKEGIGFKVAMKTLDGGRIGIAAQALGIAQGALDETIHYVKERKQFGRSIANFQNTQFQLADMAAKIESARLLVYKAAYNKDKGLSYSYEAAMAKLVAAETAMEVTTKAVQLHGGYGYTREYPVERMMRDAKITEIYEGTSEVQRMVISAALLK, from the coding sequence ATGGAATTTGGTTTTTCAAAAGAGCATGCATTACTAAAACAAATGTATAGAGAGTTCGCAGAGAATGAAGTTAAACCTCTAGCTGCTGAAGTTGATGAAATGGAAAGATTTCCAGTTGAGACAGTAGAAAAAATGGTAAAAGCGGGGTTTATGGGCATTCCTTTTCCTAAGAAATATGGTGGAGAAGGTGGAGATAATTTAGGTTATGCTATGGCTGTAGAAGAGCTTTCTAGAGTTTGTGGAACTACTGGGGTTATTGTTTCAGCTCATACTTCACTTGGTGCTCATCCAATATTTGAGTTTGGAACTGAAGAGCAAAAAGAAAAATTCTTAGTTCCATTAGCTAAAGGAGAAAAATTAGGAGCTTTTGGACTTACAGAGCCTAACGCTGGTACTGATGCTGCAGGGCAACAGACAACAGCTGTATTAGATGGTGATGAATATGTACTAAACGGTTCTAAAATATTTATAACAAATGCTGGATATGCTCATACATATATAATTATGGCTATGACAGATAAAAAAGCTGGAACAAGAGGAATTTCTGCTTTTATAGTAGACGCAGATACACCTGGATTCTCTGTTGGACCTAAAGAAAAGAAATTAGGAATCAGAGGCTCAGCTACTTGTGAGTTGATTTTTGAAAATTGCAGAATTCCTAAAGAAAATATATTAGGTAAAGAAGGCATTGGATTTAAAGTTGCCATGAAAACATTAGACGGTGGAAGAATAGGTATTGCGGCTCAAGCACTTGGAATTGCTCAAGGAGCTCTAGATGAAACAATTCATTATGTAAAAGAAAGAAAGCAGTTTGGAAGATCAATTGCTAATTTCCAAAACACACAATTCCAGTTAGCTGATATGGCAGCAAAGATTGAATCTGCTAGACTATTAGTTTATAAAGCAGCATACAATAAAGATAAAGGACTTTCTTATTCATATGAAGCGGCTATGGCAAAATTAGTTGCTGCGGAAACAGCTATGGAAGTTACAACTAAAGCAGTTCAGCTTCATGGAGGGTATGGTTATACTAGAGAATATCCAGTTGAGAGAATGATGAGAGATGCAAAAATTACTGAAATTTATGAAGGAACTTCTGAGGTTCAAAGAATGGTAATTTCTGCGGCATTATTAAAATAA
- a CDS encoding acetyl-CoA C-acetyltransferase, producing MREVVIVSAARTPIGSFGGSLAGVSAAELGITAAKGAIEKAKIDPKLIDTAIIGNVLSAGLGQNIARQVSLGAGMSYESSSLTINKVCGSGLRAVSMAAQFIMLGDAEVVLAGGTESMTNAPYCSSSMRSGARMGNAQMVDTMINDALTDAFNGYHMGITAENIAEKWNLTREMQDEFALASQLKAQKAIEEDKFKDEIVPVVIKSRKGEVIVDKDEYPKFDMTIDKLQKLKPAFKKDGTVTAGNASGINDGAAMMIVMSREKADELGLEVMATIASYSSAGVDPAIMGYEPVPSTIKTLEKANMKIEDLDLVEANEAFAAQSLSVVQDLKLNPEIVNVNGGAIALGHPVGASGARILTTLLHEMKRRDAKNGLATLCIGGGMGTAIVVKR from the coding sequence ATGAGAGAAGTTGTAATCGTAAGTGCTGCTAGAACACCTATAGGTTCTTTTGGCGGAAGCTTGGCTGGAGTTTCTGCTGCTGAGCTTGGAATAACAGCAGCAAAAGGGGCTATTGAAAAAGCAAAAATTGACCCAAAATTGATTGATACTGCGATAATTGGTAATGTGCTTTCAGCTGGACTAGGACAAAATATAGCAAGACAAGTATCATTAGGTGCTGGCATGAGCTATGAATCATCATCATTAACTATTAATAAAGTTTGTGGCTCGGGCCTTAGAGCGGTTTCTATGGCAGCTCAATTTATAATGCTTGGAGATGCTGAAGTGGTTTTAGCTGGAGGAACTGAAAGTATGACAAATGCTCCTTACTGCAGTAGTTCAATGCGCAGCGGGGCTAGAATGGGAAATGCTCAGATGGTTGATACTATGATTAATGATGCTCTTACAGATGCATTTAATGGATATCATATGGGTATTACTGCAGAGAATATAGCTGAAAAATGGAATCTTACTAGAGAAATGCAAGATGAATTTGCTCTGGCGAGTCAGTTAAAAGCACAAAAAGCGATAGAGGAAGATAAGTTTAAGGATGAAATAGTTCCAGTAGTAATCAAGTCTAGAAAAGGCGAAGTTATAGTTGATAAAGATGAATATCCAAAATTTGATATGACCATTGACAAGTTACAAAAATTAAAGCCTGCATTTAAAAAAGATGGTACAGTGACAGCAGGAAATGCTTCTGGAATCAATGATGGCGCAGCTATGATGATAGTAATGTCGAGAGAAAAAGCTGATGAGCTAGGTTTAGAAGTAATGGCAACAATTGCTTCTTACTCATCTGCTGGAGTAGATCCAGCTATAATGGGATACGAACCAGTTCCAAGCACAATAAAAACATTAGAAAAAGCAAATATGAAGATTGAAGATCTAGATTTAGTAGAAGCAAATGAAGCATTTGCAGCTCAATCACTTTCAGTAGTTCAAGATTTAAAATTAAATCCAGAAATAGTAAATGTAAATGGTGGAGCTATTGCTTTAGGACATCCAGTAGGAGCTTCTGGAGCTAGAATACTTACTACATTATTACACGAAATGAAAAGAAGAGATGCAAAAAATGGACTTGCTACTCTTTGTATTGGTGGAGGAATGGGAACGGCTATAGTTGTAAAAAGATAA
- a CDS encoding 3-hydroxybutyryl-CoA dehydrogenase, giving the protein MKICVIGSGTMGNGIVQTFATKGHKVVIKGHRQESLDKAIASLDKGLSKLVEKGKITSEDKDITMSNISTTLSYEDIKDADLVIEAIVEDIKVKETVFKELDEICEAKTILATNTSSLSITEIASFTKRPEKVIGMHFFNPVPVMKLTEIITGQKTSVETFDTVFKIASDIGKVPVRVEESPGFVVNRILVPMINEAVGILSENVASKEDIDESMKLGANHPIGPLALADLIGLDVCLAIMEVLYNEFSDSKYRPHPLLKKMVRANNLGRKTGKGFYEY; this is encoded by the coding sequence GTGAAAATATGTGTAATTGGCTCAGGAACAATGGGTAATGGCATAGTACAAACCTTTGCTACAAAAGGTCATAAAGTAGTAATTAAAGGACATAGACAAGAATCACTAGATAAAGCTATAGCAAGCTTGGATAAGGGTTTATCTAAGCTTGTAGAAAAGGGAAAAATCACAAGTGAAGATAAAGATATAACCATGTCTAATATATCTACTACTTTATCTTATGAAGATATAAAGGATGCAGATTTAGTTATAGAGGCAATAGTAGAAGATATCAAAGTGAAAGAGACTGTATTTAAAGAACTAGATGAAATTTGTGAAGCTAAAACTATTTTAGCAACAAATACCTCATCGCTTTCTATAACAGAAATTGCTTCTTTTACTAAAAGACCAGAAAAAGTTATAGGAATGCATTTCTTTAATCCAGTTCCGGTTATGAAACTTACAGAAATAATCACAGGACAAAAAACATCAGTTGAAACTTTTGATACAGTTTTTAAGATAGCTTCAGATATAGGAAAAGTTCCTGTAAGAGTAGAAGAGTCTCCTGGCTTTGTTGTAAATAGGATTTTAGTTCCTATGATTAATGAAGCAGTTGGAATTTTATCAGAAAATGTTGCTTCCAAAGAAGATATTGACGAATCAATGAAATTAGGGGCTAACCATCCGATAGGACCATTAGCTTTAGCAGATCTTATAGGTTTAGATGTATGCCTAGCTATAATGGAAGTTCTTTATAATGAATTTTCAGATTCAAAATACAGACCTCATCCATTACTTAAGAAAATGGTAAGAGCAAACAATCTTGGAAGAAAAACTGGAAAAGGATTTTATGAATATTAA
- a CDS encoding enoyl-CoA hydratase-related protein, giving the protein MHLQNIVIEKKSDVAWIKINKPESLNALDENLISELKYAFETTGKDDEVSVIILIGEGKAFVAGADIEQMSSINPNRAREFANHGMELMTYIENLEKPVIAAVNGFALGGGCELALACDLRIASSKAKFGQPEVGLGITPGFGGTQRLSRLIGSSNAKLLIYTGNIIDANEAYRMGLVNSVVEPDLLISTAEELASNIASKSQMAVKYSKTAINKGIQTDIDTGLEIEKNLFALCFASQDQKEGMTAFLEKRKPNFK; this is encoded by the coding sequence TTGCATTTACAAAATATTGTAATTGAAAAAAAATCAGATGTAGCATGGATAAAAATTAACAAACCAGAATCACTAAATGCTCTGGATGAAAATTTGATTTCAGAGCTTAAATATGCATTTGAGACTACGGGCAAGGATGATGAGGTTTCGGTGATAATTCTAATAGGCGAAGGTAAAGCATTTGTAGCTGGAGCAGATATAGAGCAAATGAGCAGCATAAATCCAAATAGAGCTAGAGAATTTGCAAATCATGGAATGGAATTAATGACTTATATAGAGAATTTAGAAAAGCCTGTAATAGCTGCCGTAAATGGTTTTGCTTTAGGAGGAGGATGCGAGCTTGCCTTAGCTTGCGATTTGAGAATCGCAAGTAGTAAAGCTAAATTTGGACAACCAGAAGTAGGCTTAGGAATAACACCAGGCTTTGGAGGAACTCAAAGACTATCTAGGTTAATAGGTAGCTCGAATGCCAAGTTATTAATTTATACAGGGAATATTATAGATGCTAATGAGGCTTATAGAATGGGACTTGTAAACTCTGTAGTAGAACCAGATTTGCTTATAAGCACTGCAGAAGAGCTTGCATCCAATATAGCATCAAAATCTCAAATGGCTGTAAAATATTCAAAAACAGCAATTAATAAAGGTATTCAGACAGACATTGATACTGGTCTTGAAATAGAAAAAAACCTTTTTGCGCTCTGTTTTGCTTCTCAAGATCAAAAGGAAGGTATGACAGCATTTTTAGAAAAAAGAAAACCTAATTTCAAATAA